A single window of Ischnura elegans chromosome 8, ioIscEleg1.1, whole genome shotgun sequence DNA harbors:
- the LOC124163657 gene encoding uncharacterized protein LOC124163657 isoform X2 yields the protein MADAMLRDEDILRELRREWDDSGTSDDAELSEDDPDFILNEVTSDLDSSDSSSTSDCETEAAAMNQRGLRGRRGRPRGRGGRRIMADAQDGGWSEIDHVPNINVFTGMSGMVEETGLDKTTPLADFFSYFFDDDIIKIIKEQ from the exons ATGGCCGACGCTATGCTCCGTGATGAAGATATTCTTAGAGAACTACGTCGGGAATGGGATGACAGTGGCACTTCTGATGATGCTGAACTTAGTGAAGATGATCCAGATTTCATTTTAAACGAAGTGACATCTGACTTAG ATTCGAGTGACAGCAGTAGCACCAGTGATTGTGAGACCGAAGCAGCGGCCATGAATCAAAGGGGTTTGAGAGGTAGAAGAGGGCGGCCACGAGGCAGAGGAGGACGAAGGATCATGGCAGATGCACAAGATGGAGGTTGGAGTGAAATAGACCATGTTccaaatataaatgttttcaccGGAATGTCTGGTATGGTTGAGGAAACTGGTCTCGACAAAACCACTCctcttgctgattttttttcttatttttttgatgatgatattataaaaatcatcaAGGAACAATAA
- the LOC124164019 gene encoding uncharacterized protein LOC124164019: protein MGTEEELYEQLYNSVVENDTIAIRKLLKKRINLKKHYGDEGNILNVVIDKGGPEQLKAVLEVGVSSMSDSKAHSYEMYNLINEPCNNQNQTPLMKSAHSGKVDCLKILLQHGANVNSCVKYFHMRAIDHALLQEHPSVPQIVLFLLRADSLFPMQEKGKVRLKELMNGDDEIKAFFNDRDSLHKKLKEMPFGKDLKNLIEKDNSSYYLNSDGQSALLTTAWNNKFDAWAYLKYKNARDTGEDEAMRIDMSLKSQRESFNRALAKYYFKVRGTQVMKMVAKSRILGDDESSGVTGDIIEGYYKHLNGTEMTSALLKIVHDEVDFEVIFDAHSSDVSRMIAIQGEKVRGLTEYNQNRVYVGTKLSEDYDKGKMLGTLAHELAHKAIAVVFKNHGKPYRKDDEEQKKKYMEVFSLLPDRVWFMDGVDSILRGVHTAIYPEEVLEQELIVRVPHMVAAYAENDKDDDGLAKLRNQFPELLNYYIDFVMPAFQKAISSSSTNNKMTVKDMSDFHKCLKASADEKISIASSVGDFREKVYRHNSLGVLKVSNMHLGLSHLKAQLVNEVTSEEVDVWHEPLFLSWQQFRYQWLNVMKALSNGAVSTLVISWSEEKPPEFCRKKRNCDRDCIFKKIVSDWVEEQRSIMNYDKISENIIIVLDTEVPSIKDIQPLDYHWSDLSENMKKIILCKEVLFQGEKKTVGDVIGAATTNCDVENFMSENLTPSEISYLIDEKHICIGEQPGWSSEEKMCKTLFHPKDYYIKRFFSHRKISKEALEKLLEKSESFVVRNANREELVHIGLKEALIRSWNPSDNDVKAQIYVIAHCQNRVNIEDTLCWCQNSYHPIHFLTLDSRDFVYDWSYGRVDNIMEYITADTNNYERGHYLNFIEWQETRNAESNNAKNKHLSEEQFIQHEITVKPEETHFKTVALKLKPTLIADNSGSGKSFVMNNIATALKKLFPDNWIVSTNLNFYASSHSQVWSDGLNNLDDYEKVIKFLFSMACTRQTASLDLTLFRTYAKRSGGIIVLFDGFDEICPKYKDEVIGFLKELSKTASIKFCVSTRLNERYDLQKALNCIAFRLVPFKIQNQTDFLNGYWNVSLKNYPNDKRLKKIQDIGDELTQFSKINPTVDIEEILIKLHGLAEAIKTGSKAKLTRHGINFSNFSEALIKNISRQNKDRERFTETPLHIFMVANVVFEENFAVAEKWNVSQLYEQFLYIKMKIFDKEKAMSSDSVAAGRSAEMAKKSAYKTLEKLSANIFLQPAPCFCNKEEIEDAVRVGLIKDVMGPDQFVHRSFAEYLFAKWSIRKAKKKKVTLFWLQKLFFDSTFSGVWWFLEHLLELKPEEKLHFKVSALSEEDLWRYINACLYVVVAVTFPSILQAFFNEFGVEVVRLLIKENNFPRESEYTEIGVNSYDWFIYPTQTIIKRASPGRGNFNVFQLIAYLRCFDGIEVFSTNNVGDMTKRLLQLVVENELTDDLNQNFKRCTWHFFLPEGFTSAFHRLGNYLSEIINFLAQHQETFRDTLKHVLTQNTEIWSILDANSYRAMDTLASDVLQQIEYSELILKNHSFVLSWSRILETDNIEEIEKIWNQVSKKMQYEERKSFLAGSHRYNQLHSALCNPSDIVWKYWWDLATSHVPTNECKKMIHSAVHPVFSNFTSDATHHCYQFLKKLRSDSYLDEKEFVNLIFHENDQMNERLAVYNHDLDLTARVFHLQHLVSIQVIPLTEYVCHEVAKYPCLWYITQSMVADMLSFDMEFNEQMMAMVNRYDEIVDSLSNSPLMNMQDKEQERVTKDHKLFISLFFSLLEMIGHHLNLEEFNSLTQLLVNPQLSSIMEFALVMPNILQLAQTLASPHLFGLFCAIVQKFVPGQQITALLYAVNGNGDTAFHIASRSHHALLNTLKTLAIDAMGERCLEELLQLKNTQGFSAEDLLRGADHSGGFSTSYDI, encoded by the coding sequence ATGGGCACCGAAGAAGAATTATATGAACAGTTGTATAATTCGGTAGTAGAAAATGACACTATCGCAATcagaaaactattgaaaaaaagaataaatttgaaaaaacacTATGGAGATGAAGGCAATATACTGAATGTTGTTATTGATAAGGGTGGACCTGAGCAGCTTAAAGCTGTATTGGAGGTTGGTGTCTCGAGTATGAGTGATAGCAAAGCTCACTCTTATGAGATGTACAACCTCATAAATGAGCCTTGCAATAACCAAAATCAGACACCTCTAATGAAATCAGCTCATTCAGGAAAAGTAGACTGTCTAAAAATACTGCTCCAACACGGTGCCAATGTCAATTCttgtgttaaatattttcacatgagGGCGATAGATCATGCTCTTCTACAGGAGCATCCTTCAGTACCTCAGATAGTGTTATTCCTGCTAAGGGCGGATTCCCTTTTCCCAATGCAAGAAAAAGGAAAGGTAAGGCTGAAAGAACTAATGAATGGTGACGATGAAATAAAAGCCTTCTTCAATGACAGAGATTCACTTCATAAAAAGCTAAAAGAAATGCCATTTGGTAAGGACCTCAAGAATCTCATTGAAAAGGATAATTCTTCATACTACCTCAACAGTGATGGACAGTCTGCACTACTGACAACAGCTTGGAATAATAAGTTTGATGCCTGGGCCTATCTGAAATACAAAAATGCGAGGGATACGGGGGAAGATGAAGCCATGCGTATTGATATGTCACTCAAATCGCAAAGGGAAAGTTTTAATAGAGCGCTCGCCAAGTACTACTTCAAAGTTAGAGGCACCCAAGTGATGAAGATGGTTGCcaaatcccgaatccttggagaCGATGAAAGTAGTGGAGTCACAGGTGACATAATTGAGGGTTACTACAAGCATCTCAATGGAACCGAAATGACATCTGCTCTACTGAAGATTGTTCATGACGAGGTTGACTTTGAGGTGATATTTGATGCCCATTCCAGCGACGTGAGTCGTATGATAGCAATTCAAGGAGAAAAAGTTAGAGGCTTGACTGAATACAATCAAAACAGAGTGTACGTTGGCACAAAGTTGAGTGAAGATTACGACAAAGGCAAGATGCTGGGAACTCTTGCTCATGAACTTGCACACAAAGCCATTGCAGTAGTGTTCAAAAACCATGGAAAGCCATACAGAAAAGATGATGAAGAACAGAAGAAAAAGTACATGGAAGTGTTTTCACTGTTGCCAGATCGTGTGTGGTTTATGGATGGAGTAGACAGCATACTTAGAGGAGTTCACACAGCCATATACCCAGAAGAGGTGCTGGAGCAGGAACTAATAGTCAGAGTACCACACATGGTTGCTGCGTACGCTGAAAATGATAAGGATGATGATGGATTGGCTAAACTGAGGAATCAATTTCCTGAGCTGTTAAActattacattgattttgtgATGCCTGCTTTTCAGAAAGCAATTTCGTCAAGCTCGACAAACAATAAAATGACCGTGAAGGACATGAGTGACTTTCACAAATGCCTCAAGGCAAGTGCAGATGAAAAGATCAGTATCGCCAGCAGTGTTGGAGATTTTAGAGAAAAAGTATACCGCCACAATAGCCTAGGGGTCCTTAAAGTTTCAAATATGCATCTTGGGTTGAGTCATTTGAAGGCACAGCTGGTAAATGAGGTGACATCAGAAGAAGTAGACGTGTGGCATGAGCCATTATTCTTGAGCTGGCAGCAATTCAGGTACCAATGGCTTAATGTGATGAAAGCCCTGAGCAACGGAGCTGTCAGTACATTGGTAATATCTTGGAGCGAGGAAAAGCCTCCTGAATTTTGTAGAAAGAAGAGAAATTGTGACAGAGActgcattttcaaaaaaattgtgaGTGATTGGGTGGAAGAGCAAAGGTCTATCATGAACTACgacaaaataagtgaaaatattatcattgttCTGGACACTGAGGTACCTTCTATCAAAGACATACAGCCGCTGGATTACCACTGGAGtgatttatcagaaaacatgaaaaaaatcatactgTGTAAGGAAGTACTATTTCAGGGGGAGAAAAAGACGGTTGGTGATGTTATTGGAGCAGCCACAACTAACTGCGATGTAGAGAACTTCATGTCGGAAAATTTGACTCCTTCAGAAATCTCTTACCTAATAGACGAAAAGCACATCTGCATTGGTGAGCAGCCCGGTTGGAGTTCAGAAGAGAAGATGTGTAAAACTCTTTTCCACCCTAAGGACTACTACATAAAACGCTTTTTCAGTCATCGAAAAATTAGTAAGGAAGCACTCGAAAAGTTACTGGAAAAAAGTGAAAGCTTTGTGGTGAGAAATGCGAATAGAGAAGAATTGGTTCACATTGGACTCAAAGAGGCATTAATAAGGTCATGGAATCCGAGCGACAATGACGTGAAGGCACAAATATACGTAATAGCTCATTGCCAAAATAGAGTGAACATTGAAGACACATTGTGTTGGTGTCAAAACAGTTACCACCCAATACATTTCCTCACATTAGACTCTCGGGATTTTGTGTATGATTGGTCATACGGAAGGGTAGACAACATAATGGAGTATATTACTGCAGATACAAATAATTATGAAAGGGGCCATTACCTAAACTTCATTGAGTGGCAAGAGACAAGAAATGCTGAATCAAATAACGCAAAGAACAAACACTTATCGGAAGAGCAATTCATTCAGCATGAAATAACTGTAAAACCTGAGGAGACCCATTTCAAAACTGTAGCTCTGAAACTGAAACCAACACTGATAGCAGATAACTCGGGAAGTGGTAAATCGTTTGTAATGAACAACATAGCAACTGCACTTAAGAAGCTGTTCCCTGATAACTGGATAGTATCCACCAACTTAAATTTCTACGCCAGTTCGCATTCACAGGTGTGGTCAGATGGGCTGAACAATTTAGATGATTACGAGAAGGTCATTAAGTTTTTATTCAGTATGGCATGCACTCGGCAAACAGCATCCCTTGATTTGACACTTTTCAGAACGTATGCAAAACGATCAGGAGGTATCATAGTTCTATTTGATGGCTTTGATGAAATCTGTCCCAAGTACAAAGATGAAGTGATCGGCTTCCTCAAGGAGCTAAGTAAAACAGCTTCCATAAAATTTTGTGTATCAACGAGGCTGAATGAAAGATATGACCTGCAAAAAGCTTTGAACTGCATTGCCTTCAGGTTGGTGCCATTCAAAATACAGAATCAAACGGATTTCCTAAATGGATACTGGAATGTATCACTTAAAAATTACCCAAATGATAAAAGACTGAAAAAGATTCAGGACATTGGCGATGAACTGACTCAGTTTAGCAAAATCAATCCCACAGTAGATATTGAAGAGATATTAATTAAGCTGCATGGCTTAGCAGAGGCCATAAAGACTGGTTCCAAGGCTAAGCTCACTCGTCACGGGATTAACTTCAGCAATTTTTCAGAggcattgataaaaaatataagtcGCCAAAATAAAGATAGAGAAAGATTCACAGAGACGCCTCTGCATATTTTCATGGTTGCAAATGTGGTTTTTGAAGAGAACTTCGCCGTTGCTGAGAAATGGAACGTCAGTCAGCTGTATGAACAGTTTCTATATATAAAGATGAAGATATTCGACAAGGAAAAGGCTATGTCTTCCGACAGTGTTGCCGCGGGTAGAAGTGCAGAAATGGCCAAGAAAAGTGCATATAAAACCTTGGAGAAGCTGTCCGCAAATATTTTCTTGCAGCCAGCACCGTGTTTCTGCAACAAGGAGGAAATTGAGGATGCTGTCAGGGTTGGACTCATTAAGGATGTAATGGGACCTGATCAATTCGTACACAGATCATTCGCGGAATATTTGTTTGCAAAGTGGTCAATCAGGAAAGCTAAGAAGAAGAAGGTAACCCTCTTCTGGCTTCAGAAACTTTTCTTCGACTCTACCTTCTCGGGAGTGTGGTGGTTTTTGGAGCATTTGCTGGAGCTTAAGCCGGAGGAAAAACTCCATTTCAAAGTTTCTGCCCTGTCGGAGGAAGACCTATGGAGATACATCAATGCCTGCTTATATGTCGTCGTGGCTGTCACTTTCCCTTCAATCCTACAGGCATTTTTTAACGAGTTTGGGGTAGAAGTGGTTAGGCTgctgataaaagaaaataatttcccaaGAGAGAGCGAGTACACTGAAATTGGAGTCAATAGCTACGATTGGTTCATCTACCCAACACAGACAATTATAAAGAGGGCATCGCCGGGAAGGGGAAACTTCAATGTTTTCCAGCTGATTGCATACCTCAGATGCTTTGATGGCATTGAGGTGTTTTCAACAAATAATGTTGGAGATATGACCAAAAGGCTTCTCCAATTAGTCGTTGAAAATGAGTTGACTGATGatttaaaccaaaatttcaaaagatGCACCTGGCATTTTTTCCTTCCGGAAGGATTCACTAGTGCTTTTCACAGGTTAGGAAACTATCTATCAGAGATCATTAATTTCCTAGCCCAACATCAGGAAACATTCAGAGATACATTAAAGCATGTGCTCACACAAAATACTGAAATCTGGAGCATTTTAGATGCAAACAGTTACCGTGCCATGGATACTCTGGCTTCTGATGTCCTCCAGCAAATTGAATATTCAGAACTAATTCTGAAAAACCACAGCTTTGTATTATCTTGGAGTAGAATTTTAGAAACGGATAATATTGAAGAAATTGAGAAAATCTGGAATCAAGTCAGCAAGAAGATGCAGTATGAGGAGAGAAAATCATTTTTAGCTGGATCGCACAGATACAATCAACTGCATTCAGCATTATGCAACCCCAGTGATATTGTTTGGAAATACTGGTGGGATTTGGCGACCTCTCACGTACCCACAAATGAATGCAAGAAGATGATCCACTCAGCTGTTCACCCAGTATTTTCCAATTTCACGAGTGACGCCACTCATCATTGTTACCAATTCCTAAAAAAACTAAGGTCAGATTCATATCTGGATGAGAAAGAGTTTGTGaacttaatatttcatgaaaatgaccaAATGAATGAAAGATTAGCAGTTTACAATCATGACTTGGATTTGACTGCCAGGGTATTTCATCTCCAGCATTTAGTTAGTATTCAAGTGATACCACTAACGGAGTATGTTTGCCATGAAGTAGCTAAATATCCCTGTCTTTGGTACATTACACAGTCGATGGTGGCAGACATGCTGTCCTTTGATATGGAGTTTAATGAGCAAATGATGGCTATGGTCAACAGATATGATGAAATTGTCGATTCTCTCTCTAATAGCCCTCTGATGAATATGCAGGATAAAGAACAAGAAAGAGTAACTAAAGATCACAAGCTTTTCATATCATTATTTTTCAGTCTCCTTGAGATGATTGGTCATCATTTGAACTTGGAAGAATTCAATAGCCTGACTCAGCTTCTTGTCAATCCACAGCTATCTTCGATTATGGAGTTCGCTCTCGTGATGCCAAATATATTGCAGCTGGCCCAAACACTTGCTAGCCCCCACCTCTTTGGATTGTTTTGCGCCATTGTGCAAAAATTTGTCCCCGGCCAACAAATAACAGCACTTTTGTATGCTGTTAATGGAAATGGAGACACAGCTTTCCACATTGCCAGCCGTTCCCATCACGCTCTGCTGAATACACTGAAAACATTAGCCATTGATGCAATGGGGGAAAGATGCCTAGAGGAATTACTGCAGTTGAAAAATACACAAGGTTTCTCAGCTGAGGATCTGTTGAGAGGAGCTGATCATTCAGGAGGCTTCTCCACAAGTTATGACATCTGA